From the genome of Brevibacterium sp. JSBI002, one region includes:
- the rpsR gene encoding 30S ribosomal protein S18 encodes MAKPEIRKPIKKKANPLKKGEAANIHYKDTATLRKFISDRGKIRARRVTGVTVQEQRVIAKAVKNAREMALLPYSSSAR; translated from the coding sequence ATGGCAAAGCCAGAGATCCGGAAGCCTATCAAGAAGAAGGCTAATCCGCTCAAGAAGGGCGAAGCGGCGAACATCCACTACAAGGACACCGCTACGCTCCGTAAGTTCATTTCCGACCGCGGCAAGATCCGTGCACGTCGCGTCACCGGTGTGACCGTGCAGGAACAGCGCGTCATCGCAAAGGCCGTCAAGAACGCCCGCGAGATGGCACTTCTGCCCTACTCGAGCTCAGCTCGCTGA
- a CDS encoding DUF445 domain-containing protein, whose protein sequence is MSIEKTPSVPRFGAGSGNGGPAELTPEDQERARGLKKMRTLALSLLILATLIFLSTHLFTDNTGVWGFVSRASEAAMIGAIADWFAVTALFRHPLGLPIPHTAIIPRKKDTLGASLSAFVAANFLHAEAVSTKIRSAEISHRAGKWLAKPANRDIVVDRAAGGLEYVLARIDDDSIKALTRNVIIPRLVATRKTPVLAQLLRQIVLDGAHHRLVDLIVAEAYSWLGDNPQVIDEIVHNRAPSWVPDFVNEQLANRLQREVLGWVADVRDNEYHKARQALDAWLVDLSDDIESDSSLSQRAEEIFNDLLSQDGVVDSVLEIWDSLKQLLREAIIDEGGEVRARIWQLIGEFAERLQADSDFSRRIDDRIATTAGDLAESFGPEIASVISDTIERWDAKEAAERIELYVGRDLQYIRINGTVIGALVGLVIHTVIVLLPG, encoded by the coding sequence ATGTCGATCGAGAAGACACCATCCGTACCGCGCTTCGGCGCGGGCAGCGGAAACGGCGGGCCGGCCGAGCTCACGCCGGAGGATCAAGAGCGCGCTCGCGGGCTGAAGAAGATGCGCACGCTCGCGCTCTCGCTGCTCATCCTTGCCACGCTCATCTTCCTCTCCACCCACCTCTTCACCGACAACACCGGCGTCTGGGGGTTCGTCTCCCGTGCCTCGGAGGCCGCGATGATCGGCGCGATCGCCGACTGGTTCGCCGTCACCGCACTCTTCCGCCACCCTCTCGGGCTGCCGATTCCGCACACTGCGATCATTCCGCGCAAGAAGGACACCCTCGGCGCGAGTCTGTCGGCCTTCGTCGCCGCGAACTTCCTCCACGCCGAGGCGGTGTCGACGAAGATCCGATCCGCCGAGATCTCCCATCGAGCCGGGAAGTGGCTGGCCAAGCCCGCCAACCGAGATATCGTCGTCGACCGTGCCGCAGGTGGCCTCGAATATGTGCTCGCGCGCATCGATGACGACTCCATCAAGGCGCTGACCAGGAACGTGATCATTCCGCGGCTCGTGGCCACCCGGAAGACTCCGGTGCTCGCGCAGCTGCTGCGCCAGATCGTGCTCGACGGTGCTCACCACAGACTCGTCGACCTCATCGTCGCGGAGGCCTACAGCTGGCTGGGCGACAACCCGCAGGTCATCGACGAGATCGTCCACAACCGGGCACCGTCCTGGGTCCCCGATTTCGTCAACGAACAGCTGGCCAACCGGCTGCAGCGCGAAGTGCTCGGCTGGGTCGCCGACGTCCGCGACAACGAATACCACAAGGCTCGACAGGCGCTGGACGCGTGGCTCGTCGATCTCTCCGACGACATCGAATCCGACTCATCCCTGTCCCAGCGCGCCGAAGAGATCTTCAACGACCTGCTCAGTCAGGACGGAGTCGTCGACTCCGTCCTCGAGATCTGGGATTCGCTCAAACAGCTGCTGCGCGAGGCCATCATCGACGAAGGCGGCGAAGTCCGCGCCCGCATCTGGCAGCTCATCGGCGAATTCGCCGAACGGCTGCAGGCGGACTCGGACTTCTCCCGCCGCATCGATGACCGGATCGCCACCACCGCCGGTGATCTGGCCGAGAGCTTCGGCCCCGAGATCGCCAGCGTCATCTCCGACACCATCGAACGCTGGGATGCGAAGGAAGCCGCCGAGCGCATCGAGCTCTACGTCGGCCGTGACCTCCAGTACATCCGCATCAACGGCACCGTTATCGGCGCGCTGGTCGGCCTCGTGATCCACACCGTCATCGTGCTCCTGCCGGGGTGA
- a CDS encoding DUF2945 domain-containing protein — protein sequence MATEFSVGDHVAWNSEAGQVSGRIAKVHTADFDYQGHRRRASAEEPQYEIQSDKTDHIAAHKGSALHRIDDD from the coding sequence ATGGCAACCGAATTCTCGGTCGGCGACCACGTGGCCTGGAACTCCGAGGCCGGGCAGGTCTCCGGTCGCATTGCGAAGGTCCACACCGCCGACTTCGACTACCAGGGCCACCGTCGCCGCGCCTCGGCGGAGGAACCGCAGTACGAGATCCAGAGCGACAAGACCGATCACATCGCCGCCCACAAAGGCAGCGCTCTGCACCGCATTGACGACGATTGA
- the argE gene encoding acetylornithine deacetylase: MPATPAEATITEITNLITFDTTSRDTNLPLIDHVEARLQAAGIESRRIPNPEGTKANLLATIPAADGSTTGGVVLSGHTDVVPVDGQDWSSDPFTPEIRDGKYFARGSADMKSFIGVILSRLEALKSAKLREPIHLAFSYDEEIGCVGAISLVEAITEEGLAPRGCIVGEPSSMRVIRGHKSMNVFRVDFHGVAAHSSLTPEGVNAIAYAAEFVAFVHAVAAEFRTEGPFDEAYVVPFTSVTANTFNGGIAVNTIPAEATVKFEFRSLGSVDREALIARFRAEAERLGRAMAAENKAAGVEFTIEAEAPGCETPADADIVSLAANWGGIATDDKVTYGTEAGLFSAAGIPTVVCGPGDIAQAHAPDEFIELDQIAACESFIDALIADHSES, encoded by the coding sequence GTGCCAGCGACACCCGCCGAGGCCACCATCACCGAGATCACGAATCTCATCACCTTCGACACGACGAGCCGGGACACGAACCTCCCACTCATCGACCACGTCGAAGCCCGCCTTCAGGCCGCCGGCATCGAGTCACGCCGGATCCCGAACCCGGAGGGCACGAAGGCGAACCTGCTCGCGACCATCCCCGCGGCCGACGGCTCGACGACCGGCGGCGTCGTCCTGTCGGGGCATACCGATGTCGTCCCCGTCGACGGTCAGGACTGGTCGTCGGATCCGTTCACTCCCGAGATCCGCGACGGAAAGTACTTCGCCCGCGGCAGCGCCGACATGAAGTCCTTCATCGGCGTCATCCTCTCCCGCCTCGAAGCGCTCAAGTCCGCGAAGCTCCGCGAACCCATCCACCTCGCTTTCTCCTATGACGAGGAGATCGGCTGCGTGGGCGCCATCTCCCTCGTCGAGGCCATCACCGAGGAAGGTCTGGCACCCCGCGGCTGCATCGTCGGCGAACCCTCGAGCATGCGCGTCATCCGCGGCCACAAATCGATGAACGTCTTCCGCGTCGACTTCCACGGCGTCGCCGCCCACTCCTCACTCACCCCCGAAGGCGTCAACGCCATCGCCTATGCCGCAGAATTCGTCGCCTTCGTCCACGCCGTGGCCGCAGAATTCCGCACCGAGGGACCCTTCGACGAGGCCTATGTCGTGCCCTTCACCTCGGTCACGGCGAACACGTTCAACGGCGGCATCGCCGTGAACACGATCCCCGCCGAGGCGACCGTGAAGTTCGAGTTCCGCTCGCTCGGTTCGGTCGACCGAGAAGCCCTCATCGCCCGATTCCGCGCCGAAGCCGAACGCCTCGGTCGCGCCATGGCCGCCGAGAACAAGGCCGCCGGAGTCGAGTTCACGATCGAAGCCGAAGCTCCCGGCTGCGAGACCCCGGCCGATGCCGACATCGTCTCACTCGCGGCGAACTGGGGCGGAATCGCCACCGATGACAAGGTCACCTACGGCACCGAGGCGGGCCTGTTCTCCGCAGCCGGCATCCCGACCGTCGTCTGCGGTCCCGGTGACATCGCCCAGGCTCACGCCCCGGACGAGTTCATCGAACTCGACCAGATCGCCGCCTGCGAGTCCTTCATCGACGCCCTCATCGCCGATCACTCCGAGAGCTGA
- a CDS encoding class I SAM-dependent methyltransferase, translating to MEYFENRERAESFGEVAQEYDAFRPKYPAALISAIMQAVETITEPGTRAPRILDVGSGTGILASQLRSAGAEILAVEPDDEMAAVARSKGLDVDVSTFEDWDAQGRDFDLVSFGQSFHWVDPLVALPKVRTMLRRGGSLALAWNDIRPQGELKTRLNAVVARFHADGRTASLGSRASRGIEANQEATAGSGTTESVPAVEPVEHPALTKLRDAGFTPNETTFVEDLHYPRHEWLSMVFTYSAQLTMDPVKRAVMREEMSAEIPDDGLDARNEALLVLAGA from the coding sequence ATGGAGTACTTCGAGAATCGTGAACGTGCAGAATCCTTCGGCGAGGTCGCCCAGGAGTACGATGCCTTTCGGCCGAAGTACCCTGCCGCGCTCATCTCAGCGATCATGCAAGCGGTCGAGACCATCACCGAGCCAGGCACGCGCGCCCCGCGCATCCTCGACGTCGGTTCCGGCACCGGCATACTCGCGTCCCAGCTCCGGTCAGCAGGCGCCGAGATCCTCGCTGTCGAACCGGATGACGAGATGGCTGCGGTCGCTCGGTCCAAAGGCCTCGATGTGGACGTCTCGACGTTCGAGGACTGGGATGCACAAGGACGAGACTTCGATCTCGTCAGCTTCGGACAGTCCTTCCACTGGGTCGATCCTCTGGTTGCACTGCCGAAGGTTCGCACCATGCTCCGCCGGGGAGGAAGTCTGGCTCTGGCCTGGAATGACATCAGACCGCAGGGCGAGCTGAAGACCCGACTCAATGCCGTTGTCGCACGCTTCCATGCCGACGGCAGGACCGCGAGTCTCGGTTCGAGGGCGAGCCGGGGCATCGAAGCGAACCAAGAGGCGACGGCGGGCAGCGGTACGACTGAGTCCGTGCCGGCAGTCGAACCCGTCGAGCACCCGGCTCTCACGAAGCTGCGCGACGCCGGTTTCACCCCGAATGAGACCACTTTCGTCGAAGACCTCCATTATCCGAGGCACGAGTGGCTGTCGATGGTCTTCACCTACTCGGCTCAGCTGACGATGGACCCGGTGAAGAGAGCGGTCATGCGCGAAGAGATGTCCGCCGAAATCCCCGACGACGGGCTCGATGCGCGGAATGAGGCCCTTCTCGTCCTCGCTGGGGCCTGA
- a CDS encoding DUF488 family protein codes for MSRTTAKSGSAAASTVDQPRLLTVGHSNRSLNEFTELLTHTGTEVVVDVRKLPGSNKNPWFNADTLATDLTEEGIELRRLEGLTGRRPVSRTVPFETNAWWHNRSFHNYADHCLSEEFHTDLDTLIEWSMTRRLAIMCSEAVWWRCHRRIIADQLLAREFPVSHILGAGHVDEAELSEGARLRDDGELIYPAEADTAEADPADA; via the coding sequence ATGTCACGGACCACCGCGAAGTCAGGGTCCGCAGCGGCAAGCACTGTGGACCAGCCGCGCTTGCTGACCGTCGGGCACTCGAATCGTTCACTGAACGAGTTCACCGAACTGCTCACGCACACCGGCACCGAGGTGGTCGTCGACGTCCGCAAGCTGCCAGGTTCGAATAAGAACCCCTGGTTCAACGCGGACACCCTCGCCACCGACCTCACCGAGGAGGGCATCGAACTGCGCCGACTCGAGGGCCTGACCGGCCGAAGACCGGTCAGCCGCACGGTGCCCTTCGAGACGAATGCCTGGTGGCATAATCGCAGCTTCCACAACTACGCCGACCACTGCCTGTCCGAGGAATTCCACACCGACCTCGACACCCTCATCGAATGGTCGATGACCCGACGCTTGGCGATCATGTGCTCCGAAGCCGTGTGGTGGCGCTGCCACCGTCGGATCATCGCCGATCAGCTGCTTGCTCGGGAGTTCCCGGTCTCGCACATCCTCGGGGCGGGTCATGTCGATGAGGCCGAGCTCAGCGAGGGTGCCCGCCTTCGCGACGATGGCGAACTCATTTACCCCGCCGAGGCTGACACGGCCGAGGCTGACCCCGCCGACGCCTGA
- a CDS encoding ABC transporter ATP-binding protein: MTSSQHPVAAQQPVLQHPAIITAGNVTKHFNQTYALAGVDLTIGLGESLAIMGPSGSGKTTLLHCLAGIISPDSGRIRLSPTDRSAAAEITSLKESGRTALRREVFGFVFQQGLLLPELTAVDNVALAAMLAGMNRSDATQHARAWLDRLGLSEHGHKRIGQLSGGQAQRVAIARAQVTQPVVTFADEPTGALDSRTSNEVLTELLGSTVGRSSTLVVVTHDENVAARCSRVVRLADGRIVADSAMQEAAQ, translated from the coding sequence ATGACTTCTTCACAGCATCCTGTCGCAGCGCAGCAGCCCGTCCTTCAGCACCCCGCCATCATCACCGCCGGCAACGTCACGAAGCACTTCAACCAGACCTACGCTCTCGCAGGAGTCGATCTCACGATCGGCCTAGGCGAATCCCTGGCCATCATGGGACCGTCCGGCTCCGGTAAGACCACCCTCCTGCACTGCCTAGCCGGCATCATCAGTCCCGACAGCGGCCGCATCCGACTCTCGCCGACCGACCGCAGCGCCGCCGCCGAGATCACCTCCCTCAAGGAATCCGGCCGCACCGCTCTGCGCCGCGAGGTCTTCGGCTTCGTCTTCCAACAGGGACTGCTACTGCCCGAACTCACCGCCGTCGACAACGTCGCGCTCGCCGCCATGCTCGCAGGGATGAACCGCTCGGACGCCACCCAGCACGCTAGGGCCTGGCTCGACCGTCTTGGTCTGAGCGAGCACGGACACAAGCGGATCGGACAGCTCTCGGGAGGCCAGGCGCAGAGAGTGGCGATCGCCCGCGCCCAGGTCACCCAGCCCGTCGTCACCTTCGCCGACGAACCGACCGGCGCCCTCGACTCGCGCACCTCGAACGAGGTTCTCACCGAGCTGCTGGGCTCCACGGTCGGCCGCAGCTCCACTCTCGTCGTCGTCACCCACGATGAGAACGTCGCCGCCCGCTGCTCCCGTGTCGTCCGACTCGCCGACGGTCGCATCGTCGCCGATTCGGCAATGCAGGAAGCCGCCCAGTGA
- a CDS encoding FtsX-like permease family protein — protein sequence MNILPILLSKQSLTSTTSRLVGIAFFSCSTIFLTVAAGAWAFTDRPEVSGYAEVAELYQLLAVLATVFLVVPATSLGVASAKLSARRQDERLSTLSLLGAQRSTIRLIAVAEPFIPASLGILAGIGGYLLVAWPLSFITFVGEPLGYQALLMPVWLLAAVVAGLLAVCLIASLIGLRKITISPLGVRTRSLPRRFPLARVITAILLILVVAIATYISTQMELPMAVTIMYSIATIGITLLLISVIGVLCIRVHAGIAGRIARGPASVMAAGMIADAPGQYWRRVAGLAMITFIAVVGGAGTAMMRSGQEDFSAEDRAVMGPYVHLGDDIFTGLILTLVIAFVLVIVSATINQAADILDRATTYRELHAAGMTQQMMHRVTVNAVMSPILVVTVVSLFLGGILAWLMASVSDLGDPFTIGTVAAVLVAGVAMVWLGLQVTRPLVRRVTEIDPDNRTLAEAAPENRATAEATMA from the coding sequence ATGAATATCCTTCCCATCCTTCTGTCCAAACAGTCCCTGACTTCGACGACGTCGCGCCTCGTCGGGATCGCCTTCTTCTCCTGCTCGACGATCTTCCTCACCGTGGCAGCCGGCGCCTGGGCGTTCACCGATCGTCCCGAGGTCTCCGGATACGCCGAGGTGGCCGAGCTCTACCAGCTCCTCGCCGTCCTCGCCACGGTCTTCCTCGTCGTGCCCGCGACCAGCCTCGGGGTCGCTTCGGCGAAATTGAGCGCCCGCCGACAGGACGAACGACTCTCGACCCTGTCCCTGCTCGGGGCACAACGCAGCACGATCCGCCTCATCGCCGTCGCCGAACCCTTCATCCCCGCCTCGCTGGGCATCCTCGCCGGAATCGGCGGCTACCTGCTGGTCGCCTGGCCGCTGAGCTTCATCACGTTCGTCGGCGAACCCCTGGGCTACCAGGCACTGCTCATGCCGGTCTGGCTGCTCGCCGCGGTCGTCGCCGGCCTCCTGGCCGTCTGTCTGATCGCCTCGCTCATCGGCCTGCGCAAGATCACGATCTCCCCGCTGGGCGTGCGCACCCGGTCGCTGCCCCGGAGATTCCCCCTGGCCCGCGTCATCACGGCCATCCTGCTCATCCTCGTCGTGGCCATCGCGACCTATATCTCCACCCAGATGGAACTGCCGATGGCGGTGACGATCATGTACAGCATCGCCACAATCGGCATCACCCTCCTACTCATCAGCGTCATCGGCGTCCTGTGCATCCGCGTCCACGCCGGCATCGCCGGGAGAATCGCCCGCGGTCCCGCCTCGGTGATGGCGGCCGGGATGATCGCCGACGCTCCCGGACAGTACTGGCGCCGGGTCGCCGGGCTGGCGATGATCACGTTCATTGCCGTCGTCGGCGGGGCGGGAACGGCCATGATGCGCAGCGGTCAGGAGGACTTCTCCGCCGAGGACCGCGCGGTCATGGGACCGTACGTCCACCTCGGCGACGATATCTTCACGGGGCTCATCCTCACCCTGGTCATCGCCTTCGTCCTCGTCATCGTCTCGGCCACGATCAACCAGGCCGCTGACATCCTCGACCGGGCCACGACCTACCGTGAACTCCACGCCGCCGGAATGACCCAGCAGATGATGCACCGGGTGACCGTCAACGCCGTGATGTCGCCGATCCTGGTGGTCACCGTCGTCTCCCTGTTCCTCGGCGGAATCCTCGCCTGGCTGATGGCTTCGGTGAGCGACCTCGGCGATCCGTTCACCATCGGAACCGTCGCCGCCGTCCTCGTGGCCGGGGTTGCGATGGTGTGGCTGGGACTGCAGGTCACCCGCCCGCTCGTCCGCCGGGTCACCGAGATCGACCCCGACAACCGCACCCTCGCCGAGGCGGCCCCCGAGAACCGGGCCACCGCCGAAGCGACCATGGCCTGA
- the rplI gene encoding 50S ribosomal protein L9 yields the protein MPNRKVILNQEVDGLGAAGDVVEVRAGYARNLLLPRGWASAWSAGAEKHIEALRKARQAKQIADHDEAIKVKGELESTTARIDMKAGKNGRLFGAVTPALVAEALQTATGREFDRRQVALTGHVKTPGSYNAVVRVGDEITAKIKFEVIGKA from the coding sequence ATGCCTAACCGCAAAGTGATTCTGAACCAGGAAGTCGACGGCCTCGGTGCCGCCGGCGACGTCGTCGAGGTTCGTGCCGGATACGCACGCAACCTGCTTCTGCCTCGTGGCTGGGCTTCGGCCTGGTCCGCCGGCGCTGAGAAGCACATCGAGGCTCTGCGTAAGGCCCGCCAGGCCAAGCAGATCGCCGATCACGACGAAGCCATCAAGGTCAAGGGCGAACTCGAGTCGACGACGGCTCGCATCGACATGAAGGCCGGTAAGAACGGTCGCCTCTTCGGCGCTGTCACCCCTGCCCTCGTGGCCGAGGCCCTGCAGACCGCGACCGGACGCGAGTTCGATCGCCGTCAGGTCGCCCTGACCGGTCACGTCAAGACCCCCGGCAGCTACAACGCTGTTGTGCGCGTCGGCGACGAGATCACCGCGAAGATCAAGTTCGAGGTCATCGGCAAGGCCTGA
- the efeO gene encoding iron uptake system protein EfeO, translating to MKRHSALIALPTATLLAVSLAACTDNPANKKDDAAAAGDAVTVTITDDTCEVSPATLPSGKVSFSVTNKGTKPNEFEILAENQLQIESEKENIGPGTTTTVTTSLDEGTYYTACKPNMVGDFVGLAEFVVTKGEEVSIDSDTRAAEDKGITNYTGYVKDQVGQLVDATKDFTDAYTSGDTEKAKALYPLARQHYERIEPTAESFGIKEAGDLDGSLDARVQDLSVDAGKKPDDPEVLADWTGWHRIEADLFTDEDEGYKFDSEADRKKVADKLNEDTKTLYDLVYGKVEGAGGTFELKLSDVATGASALLEEVALSKIGGEEETFSHTDLYDFHANVEGAEVAYGNVEELVEAQDPELAKKITRNLDGVKTVLEKYQNGRDDEGNILYEDYSKVAAVQKDAGEAPKDTDYTRAQQELSDAVNALSEPLSQVSGTVLR from the coding sequence ATGAAACGCCATTCCGCGCTCATCGCTCTGCCCACTGCCACTCTGCTCGCTGTCTCGCTTGCTGCCTGCACCGACAATCCGGCGAACAAGAAGGACGATGCGGCGGCAGCCGGCGACGCCGTCACGGTGACGATCACCGATGACACCTGCGAGGTCAGCCCAGCCACTCTGCCCTCGGGCAAGGTGAGCTTCTCCGTGACGAACAAGGGCACGAAACCGAACGAGTTCGAGATCCTCGCCGAGAACCAGCTTCAGATCGAGTCCGAGAAGGAGAATATCGGCCCGGGCACGACGACCACGGTGACCACGTCGCTCGATGAAGGCACGTACTACACGGCGTGCAAGCCGAACATGGTCGGCGACTTCGTCGGCTTGGCGGAGTTCGTGGTGACGAAGGGCGAAGAGGTCTCCATCGACAGCGACACCCGGGCCGCCGAGGACAAGGGGATCACGAACTACACCGGCTACGTCAAGGACCAGGTCGGACAGCTCGTCGATGCGACGAAGGACTTCACCGACGCTTACACCTCGGGAGACACGGAGAAGGCGAAGGCCCTCTACCCATTGGCGCGTCAGCATTATGAACGCATCGAACCGACGGCCGAGTCCTTCGGCATCAAAGAAGCCGGTGACCTCGACGGATCGCTCGACGCTCGGGTCCAGGACCTCTCGGTCGATGCGGGGAAGAAACCCGACGACCCCGAGGTGCTCGCCGACTGGACCGGTTGGCACCGGATCGAGGCCGACCTGTTCACAGATGAGGACGAAGGCTACAAATTCGACTCCGAGGCGGACCGGAAGAAGGTCGCAGACAAGCTCAACGAGGATACGAAGACCCTTTACGACCTCGTCTACGGCAAGGTCGAGGGTGCCGGCGGAACGTTTGAACTGAAGCTCTCGGACGTCGCCACGGGTGCCTCCGCGCTGCTCGAAGAGGTTGCGCTGTCGAAGATCGGCGGCGAGGAAGAGACCTTCTCGCACACCGACCTCTATGACTTCCACGCGAACGTCGAAGGCGCCGAGGTCGCCTACGGCAATGTCGAGGAGCTCGTCGAAGCCCAAGATCCCGAACTCGCGAAGAAGATCACAAGGAACCTCGACGGTGTGAAGACGGTGCTCGAGAAGTACCAGAACGGCAGGGACGACGAGGGCAATATCCTCTACGAGGACTACTCGAAGGTCGCCGCCGTGCAGAAGGATGCCGGCGAAGCTCCGAAGGACACCGACTATACGCGGGCTCAGCAGGAGCTCTCGGATGCCGTCAACGCACTGAGTGAGCCGCTGTCCCAGGTCAGCGGCACCGTTCTGCGCTGA
- a CDS encoding Dyp-type peroxidase, with protein sequence MSTDEHSSSADGTVRGIPRRRLFALGGAAGALGIAGVGGGAVGYAVRGAEERKQSAVHLSYPFRAEKQQGILTPAQDNMYTAAFDVTTADRQALIGLLEDWTVAAEQMSAGDLVGGAPDANAELPPKDSGEVWGYPASGLTITFGFGATLFVDEAGKDRFGLQSKMPQVLKDGVPKFANEAIHTSESNGDLLVQACANDPQVAVHAIRNLTRIAFGTAKLKWGQIGYGRTSSTSTKQETPRNLFGFKDGTNNIKSEDADGELDKHLWVQSGDDPASDGWLAGGTYFMARKIHMYLEIWDRVSLAEQEDIIGRDKRFGAPQSVAEPAADEEFTPIDFAAKNAEGAPAIDARSHVAIVAPEHHEGAKMLRRGYNFTDGNDSLGRLDAGLFFIAFVRDPRTNFYPILKAMAQKDLLTEYLQHQASALFAIPPGIGTGDTMIGQKLFT encoded by the coding sequence ATGAGCACTGACGAGCACAGCTCTTCCGCCGACGGCACTGTCCGCGGGATTCCGCGGCGGCGACTCTTCGCCCTCGGTGGTGCCGCCGGGGCGCTCGGCATCGCCGGTGTCGGCGGTGGTGCGGTCGGCTATGCGGTGCGCGGGGCGGAGGAGAGAAAGCAGTCCGCCGTCCATCTCAGCTATCCGTTCCGAGCCGAGAAGCAGCAGGGCATCCTCACTCCCGCTCAGGACAATATGTATACGGCGGCCTTCGATGTCACGACTGCGGACCGTCAGGCGCTCATCGGCCTCCTCGAGGATTGGACGGTCGCGGCCGAGCAGATGAGTGCCGGCGACCTTGTCGGGGGTGCTCCGGACGCGAATGCCGAACTTCCGCCGAAGGACTCCGGTGAGGTGTGGGGCTATCCGGCCAGCGGACTGACGATCACCTTCGGCTTCGGTGCCACCCTGTTCGTCGACGAGGCAGGCAAGGACCGTTTCGGTCTGCAGAGCAAGATGCCGCAGGTGCTCAAAGACGGAGTGCCGAAGTTCGCGAACGAAGCCATCCATACTTCCGAAAGCAACGGGGATCTGCTTGTCCAAGCCTGCGCCAATGATCCGCAGGTCGCCGTCCACGCGATCCGCAACCTCACCCGCATCGCTTTCGGCACTGCGAAGCTCAAGTGGGGGCAGATCGGCTACGGCCGCACCTCCTCGACGTCGACTAAGCAGGAGACGCCGCGCAACCTGTTCGGGTTCAAGGACGGGACGAACAACATCAAGAGCGAGGACGCCGACGGCGAGCTCGACAAGCACCTGTGGGTGCAGTCCGGCGATGATCCGGCCTCCGATGGCTGGCTGGCCGGAGGAACGTATTTCATGGCTCGCAAGATCCACATGTATTTGGAGATCTGGGACAGAGTCTCCTTGGCCGAACAGGAGGACATCATTGGCCGCGACAAGCGCTTCGGCGCCCCGCAGTCCGTGGCCGAACCTGCCGCGGACGAAGAGTTCACCCCCATCGACTTCGCAGCGAAGAACGCCGAGGGGGCTCCGGCGATCGATGCTCGGTCGCATGTCGCCATCGTCGCTCCTGAACACCACGAGGGGGCGAAGATGCTGCGCCGGGGATACAACTTCACCGATGGCAATGACTCGCTCGGCCGCCTCGACGCGGGGCTGTTCTTCATCGCCTTCGTACGGGACCCGCGGACGAACTTCTATCCGATTCTCAAGGCCATGGCACAGAAGGATCTGCTCACCGAGTACCTGCAGCATCAAGCCTCGGCACTGTTCGCCATACCGCCCGGCATCGGCACCGGGGACACGATGATCGGCCAGAAGCTCTTCACCTGA
- the efeU gene encoding iron uptake transporter permease EfeU: protein MFVANLLIALREGLEATLVIGILVGYLVKTDRRDVLPKLWLGVGLAALIPFGIGALLTWGPKTLTYQAQEIIGGALSIITVALVTGMIFWMGKHSRALKGELENSMAASLGRRSSGWGIVGLAVLAVGREGAESALFIWATVRSSVENNVVATTAGVVTGLLLSLVLGWLIYRGSRKINMKAFFSVTGYFLILVAAGIFSYGISDLQEAGVLPGIMNHAWDLSHLLPDPASPIYWLYVLGQAIFQVNVQPTVLQTFGWIVYIVPVAIIFFRQVHGKKPAAKPNGSSSRAQGHAPAEAAPTSASADPTSSAPTFHT from the coding sequence ATGTTCGTCGCGAACCTCCTCATCGCCTTGCGCGAGGGACTCGAGGCCACCTTGGTCATCGGCATCCTCGTGGGGTATCTGGTCAAGACCGACCGCCGGGACGTGCTTCCCAAACTCTGGCTGGGCGTCGGCCTGGCCGCGCTCATCCCCTTCGGCATCGGTGCGCTGCTCACCTGGGGGCCCAAGACCCTGACCTACCAGGCGCAGGAGATCATCGGCGGAGCGCTCTCCATCATCACCGTCGCCCTGGTGACCGGAATGATCTTCTGGATGGGCAAGCATTCCCGCGCGCTCAAGGGCGAACTCGAAAACTCGATGGCCGCCTCCTTGGGCAGACGATCATCGGGGTGGGGAATCGTCGGTCTCGCCGTGCTCGCCGTCGGGCGCGAAGGCGCTGAATCCGCGCTGTTCATCTGGGCCACCGTCCGCTCCTCGGTCGAGAACAACGTCGTCGCCACCACCGCCGGCGTCGTCACCGGGCTGCTGCTCTCGCTCGTCCTCGGCTGGCTCATCTACCGAGGATCGCGGAAGATCAACATGAAGGCATTCTTCTCCGTCACCGGGTACTTCCTCATCCTCGTCGCCGCCGGAATCTTCTCCTACGGCATCAGCGATCTGCAGGAAGCCGGAGTCCTGCCCGGCATCATGAACCATGCCTGGGACCTCAGCCACCTGCTGCCCGATCCCGCCTCGCCGATCTACTGGCTCTACGTCCTCGGACAGGCGATCTTCCAGGTCAACGTCCAGCCCACGGTGCTCCAGACCTTCGGCTGGATCGTCTACATCGTCCCCGTGGCGATCATCTTCTTCCGCCAGGTGCACGGGAAGAAGCCTGCAGCGAAGCCGAACGGGAGCTCCTCACGAGCACAAGGACACGCCCCCGCCGAGGCGGCCCCCACCTCGGCGTCGGCCGACCCGACATCATCGGCCCCCACATTCCACACCTGA